The following proteins are encoded in a genomic region of Magallana gigas chromosome 1, xbMagGiga1.1, whole genome shotgun sequence:
- the LOC117685861 gene encoding putative uncharacterized protein ENSP00000383309: MDKKWVRAVWREDEKEMELAIPSVWVEGNRIRWPNTSNAKSALKECKKPADKWLSFDLIKIKFSSDDYRECEDYDETTAVESECDSEPVMKRKPKKKVMSDFIMDSAEDNSSIKMQKKLPVAAPVMPPKPPQKISSKKNQDQSSLQSSRSRSPSPSTRDEMETRRSRSITPSKSWASSNSRESSMNRSMSPRSPIRSTQRSRISTSRSPIRSTQRSRISTSRSPIRSTQRSRISTSRSPIRSTQRPRISTPRSPIRLTQRPRISTSRSPIRSTQRPRISTSRNPIRSTQRSRISTSRSPIRSTQRPRISTPRSPIRSTQRSRISTSRSPIRSTQRPRISTSRSPIRSTQRPRISTSRSPIRSTQRPRISTPRSPIRSTQRPRISTSRSPIRSTQRSRISRSRSPVHSLNSSRFSRSKSRDRHHNRSRHSMSQSSERSTLRRESPKRLNKGSEHSRSYDRPCSRLSVESTPTLPSLSKRKQHQSSTDSFPMTEERFQRRVLYLLVEIRDILKSPVTTASNTEDVDLVTIDSEEGFEALDRRLENRDFKASFKFLLQKIGGTDGTDHMKKAMLRTMTNSYMAGLNMKGKRGKKAFGSSQLYLLIKETVLTSHTQYTESKFNEDLAKFLKYAPERVGGGGRRRRD; the protein is encoded by the exons atggACAAGAAGTGGGTAAGAGCTGTGTGGAGAGAGGATGAAAAAGAGATGGAGCTTGCCATACCCAGTGTATGGGTTGAAGGAAATCGCATAAGATGGCCAAATACATCAAATGCAAAATCTGCACTCAAAGAATGCAAGAAACCTGCTGACAAATGGCTTTCATTTGATCTGATAAAGATCAAGTTTTCATCAG acGACTATCGAGAATGTGAGGACTATGATGAGACGACAGCGGTGGAATCTGAGTGTGACTCAGAACCAGTAATGAAAAGGAAACCAAAAAAGAAGGTCATGAGTGACTTTATTATGG atTCTGCTGAAGACAATTCATCAATAAAAATGCAGAAGAAGTTACCTGTAGCAG CACCAGTTATGCCGCCAAAACCACCCCAAAAAATctcttctaaaaaaaaccaagacCAGTCATCACTTCAGTCGTCCAGGTCTCGATCACCTTCACCTTCTACTAGAGATGAAATGGAAACCAGACGTAGCAGGTCTATTACACCAAGCAAGTCCTGGGCTAGTTCAAACAGTCGGGAGAGCTCGATGAATAGGTCGATGTCACCAAGAAGTCCCATTCGCTCAACACAAAGGTCCAGAATTTCAACATCCAGAAGTCCAATTCGCTCAACACAAAGGTCCAGAATTTCAACATCCAGAAGTCCAATTCGCTCAACACAAAGGTCCAGAATTTCAACATCCAGAAGTCCAATTCGCTCAACACAAAGGCCCAGAATTTCAACACCCAGAAGTCCAATTCGCTTAACACAAAGGCCCAGAATTTCAACATCCAGAAGTCCAATTCGCTCAACACAAAGGCCCAGAATTTCAACATCCAGAAATCCAATTCGCTCAACACAAAGGTCCAGAATTTCAACATCCAGAAGTCCAATTCGCTCAACACAAAGGCCCAGAATTTCAACACCCAGAAGTCCAATTCGCTCAACACAAAGGTCCAGAATTTCAACATCCAGAAGTCCAATTCGCTCAACACAAAGGCCCAGAATTTCAACATCCAGAAGTCCAATTCGCTCAACACAAAGGCCCAGAATTTCAACATCCAGAAGTCCAATTCGCTCAACACAAAGGCCCAGAATTTCAACACCCAGAAGTCCAATTCGCTCAACACAAAGGCCAAGAATTTCAACATCCAGAAGTCCAATTCGCTCAACACAAAGGTCACGAATCTCAAGGTCCAGGAGTCCTGTTCACTCTTTGAACAGCTCAAGATTTTCAAGATCAAAAAGCAGAGACAGGCATCACAATAGGTCAAGGCACTCTATGTCACAAAGCAGTGAAAGGTCAACCCTGAGAAGAGAAAGCCCAAAAAGACTTAACAAAGGATCTGAACATTCCAGGAGCTATGATAGGCCTTGTAGCAGGTTAAGTGTAGAGAGCACCCCAACACTTCCATCTCTTTCTAAGCGAAAGCAGCATCAGTCCTCAACAGACTCCTTTCCCATGACCGAAGAAA GATTTCAGAGAAGAGTCCTCTACCTTCTTGTTGAAATAAGAGACATTCTTAAGAGTCCAGTAACAACAGCTTCAAATACAGAAGACGTTGATCTTGTTACCATAGACTCAGAAGAAGGATTTGAAGCCTTAGACAGAAGACTTGAAAACAGGGACTTTAAAGCCAGCTTt AAATTCTTGCTTCAAAAGATTGGAGGTACAGATGGTACTGACCACATGAAGAAAGCAATGTTAAG aacTATGACAAACTCGTACATGGCTGGTCTTAACATGAAGGGAAAACGGGGAAAGAAAGCTTTTGGTTCCTCCCAACTCTACCTCCTTATAAAAG AAACTGTATTGACATCTCATACACAGTATACAGAATCAAAATTCAATGAAGATTTGGCTAAATTCCTAAAATATGCCCCGGAGCGTGTGGGAGGAGGTGGAAGAAGGAGAAGAGATTGA